From a single Helicoverpa armigera isolate CAAS_96S chromosome 7, ASM3070526v1, whole genome shotgun sequence genomic region:
- the LOC110379847 gene encoding uncharacterized protein LOC110379847 — MKFTSRSTYFLHITICVISTVYALSEVNEKCIAANNGSISNEFLIGTWHKVYLYKLDGPVPTCTCPNVTFYKPTHAEIEEYRQKYKATELPQTIGDDAIVADRGYIKGLILGQGEAKTYILDPKSAMILNMEGYEVYVYRRLSDKFVFFWRCALRGHSKWLMTNDRNATEEEIQQIIKDRPEVFNKYGQRFCKHICY, encoded by the coding sequence ATGAAGTTTACAAGTAGAAGTACGTATTTCTTACATATAACTATTTGTGTAATATCAACAGTGTACGCCCTTTCAGAGGTCAACGAAAAGTGCATTGCTGCAAACAATGGGAGTATCTCCAACGAATTCCTAATAGGTACTTGGCATAAGGTCTACCTATACAAACTTGACGGACCAGTACCTACATGTACGTGCCCCAATGTGACGTTTTACAAACCAACACACGCAGAAATAGAGGAGTACCGACAGAAGTATAAGGCAACTGAGTTACCTCAAACAATTGGTGATGATGCGATAGTAGCCGATAGAGGATATATAAAAGGCCTGATACTAGGACAAGGAGAAGCAAAAACGTATATATTAGACCCAAAATCTGCTATGATTCTGAACATGGAAGGATATGAAGTGTATGTATATAGACGACTTAGTGACAAGTTTGTGTTCTTCTGGCGATGTGCTTTGAGAGGTCATTCAAAGTGGTTGATGACTAATGACAGAAATGCCACGGAGGAAGAAATACAGCAAATTATTAAAGACAGACCTGAGGTTTTTAATAAGTATGGACAGCGATTCTGTAAACATATTTGTTATTGA